GTGCACATCGATTGCATTGTACGGGCTAGGGTCGATTTACAATTACGGAATAGAAGACGTTTCGCAAGATAATTCTGCTGCTGTGTTTGAGACGTTGCGTGCGATACTTAATGAGCATGACGGTGAATAAACAAAGCATAGGAAGCCATGCTGGGTTAGTACATGTATGGTGCTCGCTAATGTCTTCTCTGACTCGGAATAATGAAAATTGCGCGCGCCTATCACGATGATACTTTTTGCAGTCGACAAGATTGTAAAAGACTGAAAAGTAGACCTTatcctctcctttttttttttcaaggtgAGGGTACGTATGCGTTCAGTAAGAGCTAGGGTTTGCAAGGAGAAATGCGACGACGGCAAGATTATTGTGCACAACTatggtgctggtgggaaTGGATACCAGGCCGGCTATGGCATGGCCCACCGTGCTGTGCTGCTGGCTCTTGGTGGGTATAAAGTAtaggtctttttttttttgaaatttcgcAGAAAAAATGTAGCAGTTTGCCGAGATAAGGCGTAAACCCACACATCCAACACCACACCCCAGGAACAAGTTACTTCTAATACATCATGTCGCAGATCTTTGAATGGGCCTTCGGGAAGAAGCTCACTCCGCAGGAACGGCTTCGAAAGAATCAAAGAGCATTGGAAAAGACGCAGAGGGAACTCAGTCGGGAAGtgaccaagttgcagcagcaagaaaagaagctcATCAGTGAGATTAAAAAGTCGGCGAAACAGGGGCAGATTTCCAGTGCCAAGATCCAAGCAAAGGATTTGATTAGAACCAAGTCGTACattcaaaagttcaactccatGAAGGCGCAACTACAGGCGATATCGTTGCGTGTGCAAAGTGTACGGTCCAACCAGCAGATGGCCATGTCAATGAGGGACGCTACACGCGTGTTGAGTGGTATGAACAGGTCAATGAACTTGCCTCAGCTATCGAGAATCGCGCAGGAGTTTGCCAAGGAGAACGACATGATGGACCAGAAACAGGAGTTTATGGATGACGCCATTGACGACGCCATGGCGATGGACGAGGACGAGTTGGGCGAGGAAGAGCAGATTGACGAGATCTTGGGCAAGGTGCTTGACGAGATTGGGGTTGACTTGAACCTGAACTTGAATCTAAAGGACACGCCCACGGGTGCGCCCTCACATGGAGAAGCTGTGGGTAAAGTAGCTGAGAGCGTGGGTGCCCACGGCGGTGCCGAGACCGTGGAGGACGACTTGCAAGCTAGATTGGACAGTTTAAAGAAGTAAAGTGACTACATAATGCCAACCCTTTTAAATATCTACTCAATGTATTTCTTGTTTATGAGGTACTCTATTATCTGCTCGGCAGCTTGCTCCACGGTCAAACCTGAGTGGTTTTCCACATGAATCTCTGCGTGCTCTGGCGCTTCATAAGGCGCACTTATACCAGTGAACTCCTTAATGATCCCCTCCCTGGCCTTTTTGTACAACCCCTTGGGGTCTCTTTGCtcagcaacttcaattgGCACATCGACATACACCTCAACAAAGGGCAAGTTGTCCTTTTCGTGCAACTGCCTAGCTAACCGTCTATCTGCTCTGTAGGGGCTAATGAATGACGTCACGGTAACGCAGCACGAGTCGTTGAATAATTTCGCAACTTCGCTTATTCTTCTGATGTTTTCATTCCTATCGGCCTCGCTGAACCCCAAatccttgttcaatccGAATCGAACATTGTCACCGTCGAGCCTGTACGCGTTCAACCCTCTTGCTAAAATCGACTGTTCCAAAGCGCATGCTATGGTGGATTTACCACTCGCTGACAAACCAGTCAACCATACGGTTACACCTTGCTGTTTCCTCAACGCACTTCTCTCACTGTGCGTCAAGTTAGGATGCCATGTTATGTTGGAAGCCATGATAGCGATGCTGGAGTAAAAGTATACGTTGCTGgtggaaaaattttgagcTCAGTCGTTGCTAGATTTTGAAGTGCTAAGAGTGCCGAGATACCTTGTCAAGCTGGCTGCAATTTATCattgcacgtgacttcGACTTTGTCACTGAtaatattttgcagcaatcgGGTGTGAACGCGGCGGGACAGTGCGGTCTCCACATAGATGAGTTTGGGCTTGCTGATGCTGGGGAGTTCTAGATGCATGTGGACATTCACTTCATTGTTTTGCCCCCAGACCAGCACTATTAGGAGTGTATGGGATTGAGGATTGTATGGGATTGAGGAACTGTAAAGTCAAGAGTCCGTATATCTGGATGGTGTTtcatttggtagcgccATCGCAGTTGTAAATGGTGAAGggaaaattttcaaacctcGCCGATAGTCAACCAGGCTAGAACCCAGCTGACAGCGCCAAAGACAATGTACTACGAACTATTTGCTATAGCCCGTATCACGGATCCGTTGCATGTTACAAAGGAAGCCACCAAGATTGCCTCGACAGTTGgtaagttgatcttgaacaacagagGCGTCATCAGGGACATAACGAGCTTAGGCGCAAGACCACTACCCAAGATAGTCTCcagagaacaagaacggCACTTTCAAGGAtacaacttcatcatcggGTTTGATTCCTCGAGTAATGTGCAAGCGCAATTGTTGAGAACATTGCGAAAAGACCCGAGAATCCTAAGGGCCAGTATGAAGAAACacgacttgaccaagagtTTGAATCCGGGGACATCTTTGGAACAGGCCCTTAGGTGAGGGAGCGAGTTTTGTACAGAGTGGGTGACGGTTGGCTTGAATATGGAAAAATGATGACAGTTCCATGACTTGCGTTTGTATAGCTACTCCTTACAATAGAAGCATTGAGTTGTCTAGGCAATCGACATTTTGCTTGTCGTGAAATTACCAAACGCGACACTTACTTCCTCCTTTGCTTGCCATCTCCACACTAGCATACGTTACACGGGTGACTTCAGTGCAGTTgtaaaaacaaacaaagcaaGGGTGTGCCTTACTAGGCATAGCAGGTGCCTGTTTTCGAGGCATGCTGGTAGATGTAAGGTTTATTGTTCTTTGCTTGTGTATAATTCCAGTGTCCCGAGTTGTATGTGGATAAAACCAAAACAGATGAACTGTACACATTCTCACAGAAAAACCCtctacaacaaccaccgttaaaaaaccaaaaaagaaaaaaattcctGGCCAAAGGTGGAACAGCGTTTATTTAGAAGAGGGAGAGGTTATCCACGATCTTGGGTCTATACTTTCTCTTTCAGAGCCAACTTGGTTTATTCAAGGGGGTAGAAATTTATTTTCACTGgctgtttgttttcaaataccCTTGGCGGCACTACAACTGACAGTAGAACCTGAAGATATTGCCACGGCGTGCATGGTCTAAGAGGCAGTAGCGAGAGAACCAgaccaaatcaaaatcaagcctTTGTCTGTGCGTTGCATCGAAATCAAGAACTGCGTATTTTCTCCTGGTTTCAGTAGCATGGGACAGTCTGCAAACCATCGAGATAGTGATGAGATTACAGTAATCACTCAAACAGAACATCTACTAAGGAAACCAGTAACGACAGCATTGCCGTTGGCATTTAACAAGTCAAAGGCAAACACGAGTGTTGTTCCGGATAAACCGGCTAAACTGcagacaccaacaaccaaagtgATGCCAAGTGACAACTTTCATTTAGACACCCGTAAACAAGAATATGACGCATTGGAGCGACGATATGCAgacatgttgttgaaagtggaggGAATTGGAGCAGAGAACCAGCTACTTGTTCACGAGCTCGAGCACAGGAAAGCTGACTTGGAAGCAGCTCAAAGGGAGATCCAAACCGTTGCAAGGGCCATGGGGGAGatggaagtggaaaaagagtgtCTCAAAGATCTCATTAACCAGCAAGAAGAGTTTTACCAGAAAACTGTTGattgtttgcaaaagaaaatcaaccaactacaacatcAAAGTGAAGCAGTTGGCAACACACTACCACAGGTCAACACTGGTGACCACAGTAGGGACCTTTTGGAGGAGAAATACGACAAGCTTGTGCGAGACTACAaggtgttgcaaaaccagTTTGAAGTGGAGAAAAACTCAAAGCTTGCTCTAATGGACCAAATTGAGTTTTTAAACCGCCAGTGTGAACGCTTGGCTAGCCAAGTGAGACCAAGTAGTGAAAAAACAGTTGCAGCATTGGACAGAGATATTGACGCTCTCAGTCATCACTCCAATTACTCattgctcaatttttcagaaaAACACATTGACAGCAGCGAGGGCGAGTTGGATCTTCTTAATCATAGCATGCAGGAGGATCCCCACCACGACTCTTCCTGTCTCAAGGACACCTCCACGGGCTCAATCAAGGTGGCTCATGGCTTTCAGTTCCCGCCCGCGGAAACCGCCATTCTTCCTCCATCTCCAGACCCAGAGTCGAAAAACCGCAAACGCAGGTCCTTGCCCAcgtgtttgaaatcaaaaccaaaagtgCCCGAGCCGACGGATTTTGTGCTATCTCCGTTCAAACTAGCACCAAGCAACTCGATTGAAGATGCCGGTGTGTTTGAGCAAATGGCCGATGCAACTGTCAAACGGTACTCATCAACAAAGCCAAACCACGTGCGATATAACAGTCACGATATAATACCCGTCAaagtcgagtttgaagagcaaAATGGAACGAGGGTATCATCCATGCCTCAGGGCCAAAGCTCGAAACGGCACCTGCTGATATTCGATGTGATTGAGGAGtctgttgacgttgactCCAGCAAGTCGCGCCACCGAGAGGGGACCTTGTTTGCATTGAATGGATACATGAGACCCGAAACTGACACCGAGGGCAACAACCGCTTTTCATTCGACGACTCTGAACTGTCTTCCAAGAGATCCAGCTGTTTAAACTCGGACAGCCGCACAAGACAGGAGATTACAAAACTCAAATTCGAACTACAATCACTCAAGCTACATAATGAAAAGTTGCTCTCCTACATTGGCTTTGAGctacaaaagcaaaaaaagaacatcaAGCGGTTGGCCAAGAAACAGTCGTTGACCTCATTACGGCAGAATGGCTACGAATACTCCgatgccaagttgatcaaagaCTCGcgcgacttgttgatcaacaagaaacgCGTGCTAAGGTCCGTTTCCATCAACACT
This genomic interval from Lodderomyces beijingensis strain CBS 14171 genome assembly, chromosome: 2 contains the following:
- a CDS encoding mitochondrial 37S ribosomal protein bS6m → MYYELFAIARITDPLHVTKEATKIASTVGKLILNNRGVIRDITSLGARPLPKIVSREQERHFQGYNFIIGFDSSSNVQAQLLRTLRKDPRILRASMKKHDLTKSLNPGTSLEQALR